One region of Gouania willdenowi chromosome 13, fGouWil2.1, whole genome shotgun sequence genomic DNA includes:
- the LOC114474060 gene encoding ADP-ribosylation factor-like protein 14, translating into MGVPGSKPGKQAQVLMLGLDGSGKTTLLYKLKYNESVETVPTVGFNIETVETERGSPGLTVWDVGGQRKMRPHWKHHYTDTAGLLFVVDSCALKRMDEARKELQRVLKYESLKGVPLVVLANKQDLPGALNVEDVCVMLDLMRVCGESRAWFIQPCSATTGMGLEEGFRRIVYLMKTPLKQTQEDIRVKMRSKGFSLTAAKQIILCGS; encoded by the exons ATGGGTGTGCCTGGATCTAAGCCTGGAAAACAAGCCCAGGTCCTGATGCTGGGCCTGGACGGCTCAGGAAAAACAACCCTCCTTTACAAGCTGAAATACAACGAGAGTGTGGAGACAGTGCCAACAGTGGGGTTCAACATAGAGACCGTGGAAACAGAAAGGGGCAGCCCAGGGCTGACGGTGTGGGATGTGGGGGGCCAGAGGAAGATGAGGCCTCACTGGAAGCATCACTACACTGACACAGCTGGACTGCTGTTTGTGGTGGACAGCTGTGCTCTGAAACGCATGGACGAGGCACGCAAAGAGCTTCAAAGG gTCTTGAAGTACGAAAGTCTCAAAGGAGTTCCTCTGGTGGTCCTGGCCAACAAGCAGGACCTCCCAGGAGCTCTGAACGTGgaggatgtgtgtgtgatgctggACCTGATGAGAGTGTGTGGGGAGAGCAGAGCCTGGTTCATTCAGCCCTGCTCAGCCACCACAGGGATGGGCCTGGAGGAAGGATTCAGGAGGATTGTTTATCTGATGAAGACCCCCCTGAAACAGACTCAGGAAGACATTCGAGTTAAAATGAGATCGAAAGGCTTCAGCCTCACAGCAGCCAAACAAATCATTCTCTGTGGCAGTTGA